In Antennarius striatus isolate MH-2024 chromosome 8, ASM4005453v1, whole genome shotgun sequence, a single window of DNA contains:
- the LOC137600643 gene encoding carbohydrate sulfotransferase 12-like: MGTWRGLRTAFILGSLVMILLIIVYWDDIGGLRLDQLQDPKHKSSSTSRSYSRFTSRTQISSSSTVNTTTSRTTLVPEEGGGAGDEHEEEGRRSKQIQKKEETREDKEEESSHNTVREREQEMRKRRITDTCSGREGVEFPGRTRAFEQIPNRELDHLIVDDKHRIIYCYVPKVACTNWKRVMVVLSQSLISPSSGKPYTDPEAVPPDLVHNSSIHLTFAKFWRHYGSLSRHLMELKLQHYTKFLFVRDPFVRLISAFRNKFGRPNEDFYRQFGSVMMRRYGNVSESLPETAAEAFAAGIRPTFQQFISYLLDPVTERESIFNEHWRQVYRLCHPCQVKYDFIGRLETLETDAEHLLKFLEVDDIVHFPSGARNRTATSWERDWFSKIPMRMRRELYQLYEPDFRLFGYPKPDSVLLQ, translated from the exons ATGGGAACATGGCGGGGTCTACGAACGGCATTCATCCTGGGGTCTTTGGTTATGATCCTTCTGATCATCGTCTATTGGGATGACATTGGGGGTCTCCGCCTGGACCAGCTACAGGACCCCAAGCATAAGTCTTCCTCTACAAGCCGTTCATACTCCAGATTCACCAGCAGAACCCAGATCAGTTCTTCCTCAACGGTGAACACTACCACCTCCAGGACAACACTGGTCCCCGAGGAgggtggaggagcaggagacgAGCACGAAGAGGAGggacggaggagcaaacaaatacaaaagaaagaggaaacaagggaggataaggaggaggagagtaGTCATAACACTGTCAGAGAAAGGGAACaagagatgaggaagaggaggatcacGGATACGTGTTCAGGAAGGGAAGGTGTAGAATTCCCCGGAAGGACTCGGGCATTTGAGCAGATCCCCAACAGGGAGCTGGATCACCTCATAGTGGACGACAAACACCGGATTATCTACTGCTACGTCCCCAAG GTAGCATGCACCAACTGGAAGAGAGTGATGGTGGTCCTGTCTCAGTCCCTCATCTCCCCCTCCTCAGGAAAACCCTACACCGACCCAGAAGCTGTACCTCCTGACCTCGTACACAACTCCTCCATCCACCTCACCTTTGCCAA GTTTTGGCGTCACTATGGCTCTCTCTCTCGCCATCTGATGGAACTCAAGCTGCAGCACTACACCAAGTTTCTGTTTGTTCGAGACCCGTTTGTTCGTCTCATCTCAGCCTTCAGGAACAAGTTCGGAAG gcCCAATGAGGACTTCTACAGGCAGTTTGGGTCGGTCATGATGAGGAGGTACGGCAACGTGTCTGAGAGTTTACCAGAGACGGCAGCTGAAGCGTTTGCAGCAGGAATCAGACCAACATTTCAGCAATTCATCTCATATCTGCTCGACCCcgtgacagagagggagagtaTCTTCAATGAACACTGGCGGCAG GTGTATCGTCTGTGCCATCCATGTCAGGTGAAGTATGACTTCATCGGACGACTTGAAACCCTGGAAACAGATGCCGAGCACCTGCTGAAGTTTCTGGAAGTGGATGATATCGTACACTTCCCATCGGGTGCTCGAAACCGCACCGCAACCAGCTGGGAAAGAGACTGGTTTTCCAAGATTCCCATGAGAATGAGGAGAGAACTGTACCAGCTGTATGAACCAGACTTTAGGCTATTTGGCTATCCCAAACCTGACAGTGTGCTCCTCCAGTAG
- the ern2 gene encoding serine/threonine-protein kinase/endoribonuclease IRE1: protein MAPLGRLLLSLLLLCWTNKLFQVGGVRSVTLPESLLFVSTLDGSLHAVSKQSGEIKWTLREDPIIQVPVYLTEPGFLPDPNDGSLYVLGGKHKEGLMKLPFTIPDLVQSAPCRSSDGILYTGKKQDVWFVVDPETGEKQTSLTTSSSESICPNTPLLYIGRTEYVVTMFDTKTQELRWNATYNDYSAPAYDEKQDYKMAHLVSSGDGLVVTVDRESGDVLWSQNYGSPVIGVYLYSGDSLRHAPHLSLALETLRYLTLSSASNQADTHSTLKWSYQFVKEQANAQTQLVPTLYVGKLDSHLYASTSLVHHGVSLVPRGLTLARIDGPVTADVTVRERGACEITPSTDVRYPPGSSSSRRNHWLLIGHHELPPVAHTTILRDFPGSLQRSGEAVIPPRPSGSPASYYHHHYSVDGSQSDTNANRRGIDGRTPEQIQKPVAVLPVFLTQDRLTLAVLTLLLGGWLAFALTFPFRSALQLKSQRQLEEALESQLQRIQTANNTSSDRTSCTDTNLSSDSQPGSAEPPCSPQTRSDRPSDLNVNGTARLKPTAEGNGEEVHVGKISFTPSEVLGHGTAGTFVFRGEFDGRRVAVKRILPECFEVAEREVQLLRASDTHPNVIRYFCTERDRLFTYIAIELCAATLQQYVEDPPQFPDLNPITLLEQTMCGLSHLHSLNIVHRDLKPRNILLSGPSALGRVRALISDFGLCKKIPDGRCSFSLQSGIPGTEGWIAPEVLRDTPGNKPTAAVDVFSAGCVFYYVVSRGQHPFGDALRRQINILSGEYSLSQFMEDIHEDVIAQDLIEQMISGEAESRPSTACVLKHPFFWSPEKQLLFFQDVSDRIEKEPADSPIVVRLEAAGRAVVRTNWRMHISVPLQTDLRRFRTYKGNSVRDLLRAMRNKKHHYHELPSEVQETLGELPEGFVGYFTSRFPRLLMHTHAALSVCSQERLFHPYYLPHSAK, encoded by the exons ATGGCGCCTCTGGGTCGCCTGCTGTTGTCTCTTCTGCTGTTGTGCTGGACAAACAAACTATTTCAG gtTGGAGGCGTCAGATCGGTCACCCTCCCTGAATCCCTCCTGTTCGTGTCCACGCTGGATGGAAGTCTGCACGCCGTCTCCAAGCAGTCAGGAGAGATCAAGTGGACTCTGAGAGAAG ACCCCATTATTCAAGTACCCGTCTACCTCACAGA GCCGGGATTTCTCCCAGACCCCAATGATGGAAGCTTGTATGTCCTGGGCGGGAAGCACAAGGAGGGCCTGATG AAACTGCCATTCACCATTCCAGACCTGGTTCAGTCAGCTCCCTGCAGGAGTTCTGATGGCATTCTGTACACAG GTAAAAAGCAGGATGTGTGGTTTGTGGTGGATCCTGAGACGGGTGAGAAGCAAACCAGTCTGACCACGTCCTCTTCTGAATCGATCTGCCCCAACACCCCGCTGCTCTACATCGGACGCACAG AATACGTGGTGACCATGTTTGACACTAAGACGCAGGAGCTGCGGTGGAACGCTACGTACAACGATTACTCTGCTCCCGCCTACGATGAGAAGCAGGACTACA AGATGGCTCATCTGGTGTCGAGCGGCGACGGTCTGGTGGTGACGGTCGACAGAGAGTCAG GTGATGTTTTGTGGAGTCAGAACTACGGCTCGCCCGTCATCGGTGTCTACCTGTACTCCGGCGACTCGCTAAGACACGCCCCCCACCTGTCCCTCGCCTTGGAAACGTTACGCTACCTCACCCTCTCCTCTGCCAGCAAtcaggcagacacacactctacgCTGAAGTGGAGCTATCAGTTTGTGAAGGAGCAAGCCAACGCACAAACACAGCTGGT ACCCACTCTCTACGTGGGGAAACTGGACTCCCACCTCTACGCCTCCACCTCCCTCGTCCACCATGGAGTGTCTTTAGTG CCTCGAGGGCTGACCCTGGCTCGGATCGACGGTCCGGTGACGGCTGACGTGACGGTCAGAGAGCGAGGAGCGTGCGAGATCACGCCGTCCACTGATGTGCGCTACCCGCcggggagcagcagcagccggaGGAACCACTGGCTGCTCATAG GTCATCACGAACTCCCCCCTGTCGCTCACACCACCATACTGAGGGATTTCCCGGGCAGCCTGCAGCGTTCCGGCGAGGCCGTCATCCCTCCTCGGCCGTCCGGCTCCCCCGCCTCGTACTACCACCACCATTAT TCGGTTGACGGTAGCCAGAGCGACACTAATGCTAACCGTAGAGGGATTGATGGGAGGACACCAGAACAGATCCAGAAGCCAGTGGCGGTGCTTCCCGTGTTCCTGACACAGGACCGTCTAACGCTGGCCGTTTTGAcgctgctgctggggggttgGCTGGCCTTCGCCCTCACGTTCCCCTTT CGTTCGGCTCTGCAGCTGAAGTCTCagaggcagctggaggaggcTTTAGAGTCCCAACTTCAGCGCATCCAGACGGCGAATAACACGTCTTCTGACAGAACGTCGTGTACCGACACTAACCTCTCCAGCG aCTCTCAGCCTGGATCTGCTGAGCCTCCATGCAGTCCTCAGACTCGCAGCGATCGCCCCTCAGACCTCAATGTCAATGGCACCGCCAGGCTCAAACCCACAgcag aAGGAAACGGCGAGGAGGTTCACGTGGGTAAAATCTCCTTCACCCCATCTGAGGTTCTTGGACACGGCACAGCAGGAACCTTTGTCTTCAG GGGTGAATTTGACGGACGCCGCGTCGCAGTGAAGCGAATTCTTCCGGAGTGTTTCGAGGTAGCAGAGCGGGAGGTGCAGCTCCTCCGGGCGTCCGACACACACCCGAACGTCATCCGGTATTTCTGCACGGAGAGAGACCGCCTCTTCACGTACATCGCCATTGAGCTGTGTGCTGCGACGCTGCAACAG TATGTGGAGGATCCGCCTCAGTTTCCTGATCTGAATCCCATAACTCTGCTGGAACAGACAATGTGTGGTCTCTCGCACCTGCACTCCCTCAATATAg tcCATCGAGACCTGAAGCCCAGGAACATCCTCCTGTCCGGTCCCAGCGCTCTGGGTCGAGTTCGGGCTCTCATCTCCGACTTTGGACTCTGTAAGAAAATCCCAGATGGTCGCTGCAGCTTCTCTTTACAGTCGGGAATACCAGGAACCGAAGGGTGGATAGCTCCGGAAGTTCTCCGCGATACTCCAGGCAACAAACCG ACGGCAGCGGTGGACGTGTTCTCAGCAGGATGTGTATTTTACTACGTGgtcagcagggggcagcacccTTTCGGAGACGCATTGAGACGACAGATCAACATCCTGTCAGGAGAATATTCCCTTTCTCAGTTCATGGAGGACATACACG AGGATGTCATAGCGCAGGATCTCATCGAGCAGATGATCAGCGGCGAGGCCGAGTCCCGCCCCTCCACCGCCTGCGTGCTGAAGCATCCGTTCTTCTGGAGTCCCGAGAAGCAGCTGCTCTTCTTCCAG GACGTGAGCGACCGCATAGAGAAGGAACCCGCCGACAGTCCGATCGTGGTCCGATTGGAGGCTGCGGGCAGAGCGGTGGTCCGGACCAACTGGAGGATGCACATTTCTGTCCCGCTGCAGACAG ACTTGAGGCGGTTCAGGACGTACAAAGGGAACTCGGTCAGAGATCTGCTGAGAGCCATGAGGAATAAG AAACATCACTACCACGAGCTGCCCTCCGAGGTGCAGGAGACGCTGGGCGAGCTGCCTGAAGGCTTCGTCGGCTACTTTACCTCACGGTTTCCACGGTTACTGATGCACACCCACGCCGCTCTGAGCGTTTGCAGCCAGGAGAGACTGTTTCACCCCTACTATCTGCCCCACAGTGCCAAATAG